The Malus domestica chromosome 10, GDT2T_hap1 genome contains a region encoding:
- the LOC103445578 gene encoding 2-hydroxy-palmitic acid dioxygenase mpo1-like: protein MGRTGLFDLERYFAIYGAYHSHPVNVLLHTFLVWPLVFAVAVLLHFTPSLYNFPSGLNNHGFELNVGLVLTLMYALFYVKLDKKAGSLAALLLFLTWVGASVLASGLGFGRSWKLVLAVQVFCWPALLIGHGVFEKRLPGIADSFVEGLLMGPYFVLLEFLQSAFSYEPYPGFNKSVKEKIEADIKAWKAIKNQKKLS from the coding sequence ATGGGGAGGACTGGATTGTTTGATCTTGAAAGGTACTTCGCCATCTATGGAGCATATCACAGCCACCCAGTTAACGTTTTGCTACATACTTTCTTAGTGTGGCCCTTAGTCTTCGCTGTTGCTGTTCTTCTCCACTTCACACCTTCCCTCTATAATTTCCCATCTGGGTTAAACAATCACGGTTTCGAATTGAATGTGGGGTTGGTTTTGACTTTGATGTATGCCCTCTTTTATGTCAAACTGGACAAGAAAGCTGGGTCCTTGGCAGCTTTGCTATTGTTTCTCACATGGGTTGGAGCCAGTGTTCTTGCtagtgggctagggtttggTAGGTCATGGAAGCTTGTTCTGGCTGTTCAGGTTTTCTGCTGGCCTGCACTGCTCATAGGCCATGGCGTTTTTGAGAAAAGATTACCAGGTATTGCAGACAGCTTTGTTGAAGGACTTCTGATGGGGCCATACTTTGTGTTGCTTGAGTTTCTTCAATCAGCCTTTAGCTATGAACCGTATCCGGGGTTTAATAAAAGCGTGAAAGAAAAGATTGAAGCTGATATCAAAGCGTGGAAGGCGATCAAGAATCAAAAGAAACTCTCCTGA